The Antedon mediterranea chromosome 7, ecAntMedi1.1, whole genome shotgun sequence genome has a segment encoding these proteins:
- the LOC140055332 gene encoding uncharacterized protein produces MKRRVEITIIREENYYYMNGFCVFLFSEQLMPEALDDALNMVENSLSVEEEEKHSLCSDADVEQYKYLVQEDNRKLDELSDRYILPSDVPTRVIRSNVQDLTVDSKLTRRPRPPSRCGIKAELILSYRDVNREIPSAFSTMAQADNDSELMEDIGMLNRYRQLKKKHNLNEMAKRRERNRRLKITMKQQHNRTLMEPQGVLEDVIEVVDEKE; encoded by the exons ATGAAAAGACGTGTAGAAATTACAATCATCCGcgaagaaaattattattatatgaatggtttttgtgtttttttatttagtgaGCAGCTTATGCCTGAAGCCCTAGATGATGCACTGAATATGGTAGAAAACTCATTGTCGGTGGAGGAGGAGGAAAAACATAGTTTGTGTTCGGATGCAGACGTtgaacaatacaaatatttggtTCAAGAAGACAATAGAAAATTGG ATGAACTTTCTGACCGTTATATTCTACCGAGCGATGTGCCTACTCGTGTGATCAGAAG CAATGTCCAAGATTTGACTGTGGACAGCAAACTTACACGTCGTCCCCGACCGCCATCGCGGTGCGGTATCAAGGCTGAGCTGATTTTATCCTACCGAGACGTGAACAGGGAGATACCATCTGCGTTTTCTACAATGGCACAGGCAGATAATGACAGTGAACTGATGGAAGACATTGGAATGCTCAATCGGTACCGCCAA CTAAAGAAGAAGCACAATTTGAACGAGATGGCAAAAAGACGAGAACGTAACAGAAGATTGAAAATAACAATGAAGCAACAACACAACCGAACATTAATGGAACCACAGGGTGTGTTGGAAGATGTTATAGAGGTGGTGGACGAGAAGGAGTAG